In the Shewanella sp. OMA3-2 genome, one interval contains:
- a CDS encoding dicarboxylate/amino acid:cation symporter, protein MGTGIILGLLLRNIFPDSVFIKDYITEGLLHVLGAIFISSLKMLVVPLVFVSLVCGTCSLSDPSKLGRLGGKTISFYLFTTAIALTISIVAAILVHPGNASLVSSTMEYTVKEAPSLSEVIINIVPDNPIQAMTQGNMLQIILFAVIFGFAISHIGERGERVARFFNDINEVIMRVVTLVMQLAPYGVFALMAKLSLTLGMETFGSVVKYFLLVVVVLLIQGLVVYPILLKVFSGLNPLMFLRKMRDVQLFAFSTASSNATLPVTIEASEHRMGVDNKIASFTLPLGATINMDGTAIMQGVATVFIAQVFGIELSLTDYAMVVVTATLASIGTAGVPGVGLIMLAMVLNQVGLPVEGIALIIGVDRLLDMIRTAVNVTGDTVATVIIAKSEDAFNEDIFNDSQAGKAATSFEQQVLNTKAASKN, encoded by the coding sequence ATGGGTACAGGTATAATATTAGGCCTGCTTTTAAGAAATATCTTTCCAGACAGCGTATTTATTAAAGACTACATTACTGAAGGTTTATTGCACGTTTTAGGTGCAATTTTTATCTCCAGCTTAAAAATGCTTGTTGTCCCACTCGTTTTTGTATCATTAGTGTGCGGTACTTGTTCTTTAAGTGATCCTTCCAAATTAGGCCGACTAGGCGGTAAAACCATATCTTTCTATCTATTTACCACTGCTATTGCGCTTACCATTTCTATCGTGGCCGCAATTTTGGTTCACCCTGGCAATGCCAGTTTAGTTAGTTCGACTATGGAGTATACGGTAAAAGAAGCCCCAAGCTTGTCAGAGGTGATTATCAATATAGTGCCAGATAATCCTATTCAAGCTATGACTCAAGGCAACATGCTGCAAATCATTTTATTTGCGGTCATATTTGGTTTTGCGATATCTCATATTGGTGAACGTGGCGAACGTGTTGCCCGTTTCTTTAATGACATCAACGAAGTGATCATGCGCGTTGTTACCCTAGTGATGCAGTTAGCACCCTATGGTGTTTTCGCCTTAATGGCAAAATTAAGCTTAACACTCGGAATGGAGACATTTGGCAGTGTGGTCAAATACTTCTTACTTGTGGTTGTGGTACTGCTCATTCAAGGATTAGTTGTATATCCTATTCTGTTAAAAGTATTTTCTGGCTTAAACCCACTGATGTTTTTACGTAAAATGAGAGATGTGCAATTGTTTGCTTTTAGTACAGCAAGCTCAAACGCTACTTTACCTGTCACCATTGAAGCCTCCGAACATCGTATGGGGGTAGATAACAAAATTGCTTCATTTACACTTCCGTTAGGCGCCACCATTAATATGGATGGTACTGCAATAATGCAAGGTGTGGCGACGGTATTTATCGCCCAGGTATTTGGCATTGAATTAAGCTTAACTGATTACGCTATGGTCGTTGTAACTGCTACCTTAGCGTCAATTGGTACCGCTGGGGTTCCTGGTGTTGGACTTATTATGCTTGCAATGGTGTTGAATCAAGTAGGCTTACCGGTAGAAGGCATTGCATTAATCATTGGTGTAGATCGCTTACTCGATATGATAAGAACCGCTGTAAACGTCACCGGTGATACGGTTGCCACTGTGATAATTGCTAAGTCTGAAGATGCATTCAATGAAGATATCTTTAATGACTCTCAAGCGGGTAAAGCGGCTACAAGTTTTGAACAGCAAGTGTTGAACACTAAGGCTGCATCAAAAAATTAA
- the yegD gene encoding molecular chaperone: MIVGFDYGSANCSVGAWINEQIELIPLSENSSYMPSTLYAMDRELIAEAVYNGLPEALKAEFSHLRSSQLMRAKIIRHELDLLVDEPAVFVGQAAIDAYLEMPEEGFYVRSPKSFLGATGLRAEQVALFEDIVTLMMQHVKQRVDQQLTAKGLSTATHAMIGRPVNFQGIGGEQSNQQAEAILTLAAMRAGFSSVGFLFEPLAAGMDFESTLNKSANVLVVDVGGGTTDCSLVKMGPELMNNQQRDQDCLGHSGQRIGGNDLDIALAMQGFMPSFGSGSTMLDGKPIPSNLFWNAVAVNDISAQRDFYHLSSKKLIETLINGAEQPELLQRLLTIQKNQMSFQVVRQAELAKVALTDSTVNIAALSFVENGLTIEVSVEQFEQAIAPSLDKVSQLMRQAMSSLDSQGNVLDNPDIVYITGGTARSPAIYKQIAKVYPQAHVVVGDHFGSVTAGLTRMAQQYFKEI; this comes from the coding sequence ATGATAGTGGGTTTCGATTATGGCAGTGCCAATTGTTCAGTTGGGGCTTGGATTAATGAGCAAATAGAGTTAATCCCCCTTAGTGAAAATTCGAGTTATATGCCCTCGACGCTCTATGCCATGGACCGTGAGTTGATTGCTGAGGCCGTTTATAACGGTTTACCTGAAGCCTTAAAAGCTGAATTTTCTCATTTACGTAGCTCCCAATTAATGCGGGCGAAAATAATTCGTCATGAACTCGATTTATTGGTTGATGAACCCGCTGTATTTGTTGGTCAAGCCGCGATTGATGCTTATCTTGAAATGCCTGAGGAAGGTTTTTATGTGCGTTCGCCAAAGTCTTTTTTGGGCGCGACAGGGCTTAGAGCTGAACAAGTGGCTTTATTTGAGGATATCGTCACCTTGATGATGCAACACGTTAAACAACGTGTAGATCAACAGCTCACGGCTAAAGGCCTAAGTACGGCTACCCATGCGATGATTGGCCGTCCCGTTAACTTTCAAGGTATTGGTGGTGAACAAAGCAATCAACAAGCAGAAGCCATTTTAACTTTAGCGGCTATGAGAGCAGGCTTTAGCTCGGTAGGATTTTTATTTGAACCACTTGCCGCAGGAATGGATTTTGAATCAACGCTTAACAAGTCAGCCAATGTATTAGTTGTCGATGTCGGTGGTGGTACCACAGATTGCTCATTAGTAAAAATGGGCCCTGAGTTAATGAATAACCAACAACGAGATCAAGACTGTTTGGGTCACAGCGGGCAACGTATAGGCGGTAATGACCTTGATATAGCCCTTGCAATGCAAGGCTTTATGCCAAGTTTTGGCAGTGGCAGTACTATGTTAGATGGCAAGCCTATCCCTTCGAATTTGTTTTGGAATGCTGTTGCCGTTAATGATATTAGCGCCCAACGAGATTTTTATCATTTGTCCAGCAAGAAATTAATCGAAACCTTGATTAATGGCGCCGAACAGCCTGAATTACTGCAGCGTTTATTAACCATTCAAAAAAATCAAATGAGCTTTCAAGTGGTGCGTCAAGCTGAGCTTGCTAAAGTGGCGTTAACTGATTCCACTGTTAATATAGCCGCGCTGTCATTTGTGGAGAATGGCTTAACTATCGAGGTCAGTGTCGAGCAGTTTGAACAAGCCATTGCGCCGTCACTGGATAAAGTTAGTCAATTAATGCGTCAGGCTATGAGTAGCCTTGATAGTCAGGGTAATGTGTTAGATAACCCTGATATTGTCTATATCACTGGCGGTACCGCTAGAAGCCCTGCAATATACAAACAAATTGCCAAAGTGTATCCTCAAGCACACGTGGTGGTGGGTGATCACTTTGGTTCTGTAACCGCAGGGTTAACGCGTATGGCACAACAATATTTTAAGGAAATTTAA
- the astB gene encoding N-succinylarginine dihydrolase: MKQFEANFDGLVGPTHNYAGLSFGNVASYSNAAQASNPKAAAKQGLLKAKALADLGMVQGVLAPQERPDLYTLRRIGFSGTDSEVIQKAAEQAPALLNACCSASSMWTANAATVSPSADTRDGKVHFTPANLVDKLHRSIEPLTTGSILKATFNNDRYFKHHLHLPEHANFGDEGAANHTRLCSDYGKAGVELFVYGQSATNPNAPKPKNFPARQTLEASQAVARLHQLEDESCVFMQQNPDVIDQGVFHNDVISVGNQNVLFYHEQAFLNTEAKFAEIRQKMNSEVHFIKVSTDQVSIDDAVKSYLFNTQIITLPNGEMAIIAPTNCQENPAVFAYLNQLVTLGTPITQVKYFDVKQSMQNGGGPACLRLRVAMNELEIEAVNQHTIMNDNLFTRLNTWVDKHYRDSLTVADLADPQLIIESRTSLDELTQILKLGSVYQFQK; this comes from the coding sequence ATGAAGCAATTTGAAGCAAATTTTGATGGATTAGTAGGCCCGACTCATAATTATGCCGGTTTATCATTTGGTAATGTGGCATCGTATTCTAATGCCGCACAAGCCTCCAATCCAAAAGCAGCTGCCAAACAAGGGTTATTAAAAGCTAAAGCGCTTGCAGACTTAGGTATGGTACAAGGTGTACTCGCACCTCAGGAGCGCCCAGACCTTTATACACTGCGTAGAATTGGTTTTAGCGGAACAGATTCAGAAGTAATACAAAAAGCCGCTGAGCAAGCCCCTGCGTTACTAAACGCTTGTTGCAGTGCCTCAAGTATGTGGACTGCCAATGCGGCAACAGTATCACCTTCCGCAGATACCCGTGATGGAAAAGTGCACTTTACCCCAGCTAATTTGGTGGATAAATTGCATCGAAGTATTGAACCGCTAACTACCGGAAGCATATTAAAAGCAACATTTAATAACGACCGATATTTCAAACATCATCTACATTTACCTGAGCATGCCAACTTTGGTGATGAAGGCGCTGCCAATCACACTCGTTTATGCAGTGATTACGGTAAAGCCGGTGTTGAGTTATTTGTCTATGGTCAAAGTGCAACAAATCCCAATGCGCCAAAACCCAAAAATTTTCCAGCACGTCAAACATTAGAAGCATCACAAGCTGTCGCACGTTTGCACCAACTTGAAGATGAAAGCTGTGTTTTCATGCAACAAAATCCTGATGTGATTGATCAAGGTGTGTTTCACAACGATGTTATTTCAGTCGGTAACCAGAATGTGCTGTTTTATCATGAGCAGGCATTTTTAAATACTGAGGCAAAATTTGCTGAAATTCGTCAAAAAATGAATTCAGAAGTACATTTTATTAAAGTGTCTACCGATCAAGTATCTATTGATGATGCGGTTAAAAGCTACTTATTCAATACTCAAATCATCACTTTACCTAATGGTGAAATGGCCATCATTGCGCCGACTAACTGCCAAGAAAACCCAGCGGTATTCGCATATTTAAATCAACTTGTTACCTTGGGTACTCCCATTACACAGGTTAAATACTTTGATGTAAAACAAAGTATGCAAAATGGCGGCGGACCGGCATGTCTTCGTCTTCGTGTTGCAATGAATGAGTTAGAAATTGAAGCGGTCAATCAACACACCATAATGAATGACAACTTGTTTACACGTTTAAACACATGGGTTGATAAGCATTACCGCGATAGCCTAACTGTTGCAGATTTAGCTGACCCTCAGTTGATCATTGAGTCTCGCACGTCATTAGATGAATTAACCCAAATATTGAAATTGGGTAGTGTGTATCAGTTCCAGAAATAG
- a CDS encoding CreA family protein, translated as MNIKVKLVALVALSGLMMSCSDDVGKVSLGLFTTKDVIIDAKHDPKIPGVTCHISRIKADLDFADPSDMSISCRQTGPISANDLADIDTSKSGEVVFKESLSILFKSLKVRRILDRENQTLLYLSYSTKETNGSHKHALSTVPLYGTQAWDSLKIDSKN; from the coding sequence ATGAATATTAAGGTGAAATTAGTTGCTTTAGTCGCACTGAGCGGATTAATGATGAGCTGCAGTGACGATGTCGGTAAAGTAAGCTTAGGGCTATTTACTACCAAAGATGTGATTATTGACGCAAAGCATGACCCTAAAATACCAGGTGTGACTTGTCATATTAGCCGTATTAAAGCTGATTTAGACTTTGCTGATCCTTCTGATATGAGCATTAGTTGCCGTCAAACTGGACCTATTTCAGCAAATGATTTAGCTGACATAGATACCAGTAAAAGTGGTGAAGTGGTCTTTAAAGAGTCGTTAAGCATTTTATTTAAAAGCTTAAAAGTTAGACGGATTTTGGACAGAGAAAATCAAACCTTATTGTATTTATCTTATTCAACTAAAGAGACCAACGGCAGCCATAAGCATGCTTTATCAACGGTACCGCTTTATGGTACTCAAGCATGGGATTCATTGAAAATCGACAGTAAAAATTAA
- a CDS encoding response regulator — translation MRILVIEDDPILSHHLKVQLSELGNQVQIAATAQEGFYQASNYPIDIAIVDLGLPDQDGISLIKSIRDANVTAPILILTARVNWQDKVEGLNAGADDYLVKPFQKEELIARLDALVRRSAGFVKSIITCGTLSVDLASKQVSLNDSHLDITAFEYHILEYLMRHNHEVVAKQRLLDVVYADKEGDPNTIEVMVSRLRKKLAHGGIEDAIMTIRGQGYKFNLPCN, via the coding sequence ATGCGAATTTTAGTGATAGAAGACGATCCCATTTTATCTCATCACTTAAAAGTGCAGTTGAGCGAACTGGGTAATCAAGTTCAAATAGCTGCGACGGCTCAAGAAGGCTTTTATCAAGCCAGTAATTACCCAATTGATATTGCTATTGTCGACTTAGGTCTACCCGATCAAGACGGTATTAGTTTAATAAAGTCCATTCGGGACGCTAATGTTACTGCCCCGATCCTCATTCTTACTGCCAGAGTAAACTGGCAAGATAAAGTCGAAGGTCTCAATGCCGGTGCTGATGATTATTTAGTTAAACCGTTTCAAAAAGAAGAGTTAATTGCTCGTCTTGATGCATTGGTGCGTCGCAGTGCAGGATTTGTAAAATCAATTATCACCTGTGGCACGCTGTCAGTGGATTTAGCCAGTAAGCAAGTGTCCCTTAATGACAGCCATTTAGACATAACTGCATTTGAATACCACATATTGGAGTACCTAATGCGCCACAACCATGAGGTGGTGGCTAAACAACGCTTATTAGATGTGGTTTATGCCGATAAAGAAGGTGACCCTAACACAATTGAAGTAATGGTAAGCCGTTTGAGAAAAAAATTAGCCCACGGCGGTATCGAAGACGCCATCATGACAATACGCGGCCAAGGATATAAATTCAATTTACCATGCAACTAA
- a CDS encoding cystathionine beta-lyase codes for MKKHGKQATQIVSLGRDKKYTKGIINPPVFRASTVVFDTMDDMRFAIKNKTNGELFYGRRGTPTHFAFQEAIAELEGGFGTALYPSGAGAISAALLSFLKSGDHLLMVDTAYEPTRDLCDKMLAGFGIETSYYDPMIGEGIRELIRPNTKVLFLESPGSITMEVQDVPTLSRIAHEHNILVMLDNTWASPINSRPFEMGVDISIQAATKYIVGHSDVMMGTATANEVHWPQLRENSYLMGQTTSPDDVFLAARGLRTLGVRMAQHHKNGLEVANWLAKRPEVDHVRHPTFETCPGHEFFKRDFTSANGLFSFVLKDGDLRSITAFVENMQHFKMGFSWGGFESLILGVFGIDKIRSATQWDSSKPLIRLHIGLEDTEDLIADLERAFERYNQAIAK; via the coding sequence ATGAAAAAACACGGTAAACAAGCAACCCAAATAGTCAGTTTAGGTCGGGACAAAAAATACACTAAAGGCATTATTAACCCGCCGGTATTTAGAGCATCGACAGTCGTGTTTGATACGATGGACGACATGCGTTTTGCCATTAAAAATAAAACTAATGGCGAATTATTCTACGGTCGTCGTGGTACGCCAACACACTTCGCCTTTCAAGAAGCTATTGCAGAGCTTGAAGGCGGCTTTGGCACTGCGCTATATCCATCGGGTGCTGGGGCTATTAGTGCCGCACTATTATCATTTCTAAAAAGTGGTGACCATTTGTTGATGGTCGACACTGCCTATGAACCGACACGCGATTTATGCGACAAAATGCTCGCAGGATTTGGCATAGAAACCAGTTACTATGATCCTATGATAGGTGAAGGCATACGTGAACTAATTCGTCCAAATACTAAGGTGCTATTCCTGGAGTCACCAGGGTCTATCACCATGGAAGTACAAGATGTTCCAACACTCAGTCGCATAGCTCATGAACATAATATCCTTGTGATGCTGGATAACACTTGGGCTTCACCGATTAATTCTCGCCCGTTTGAAATGGGCGTTGATATCTCTATTCAAGCCGCGACTAAATACATTGTGGGTCATTCTGATGTGATGATGGGTACAGCAACAGCAAACGAGGTTCACTGGCCACAATTACGTGAAAACAGCTACTTAATGGGACAGACAACCTCACCCGACGATGTCTTTTTAGCAGCCAGAGGCTTACGCACATTGGGCGTTCGCATGGCGCAGCACCACAAAAATGGTCTTGAAGTGGCTAATTGGTTAGCAAAACGCCCTGAAGTTGACCATGTCAGACATCCTACATTTGAAACATGCCCAGGTCATGAATTCTTTAAACGTGACTTCACCAGTGCTAATGGGTTATTTTCATTCGTACTAAAAGATGGCGATCTCAGAAGCATTACCGCTTTTGTTGAAAACATGCAGCATTTTAAAATGGGCTTTTCTTGGGGAGGCTTTGAGAGTTTAATTTTAGGTGTTTTCGGTATCGATAAAATAAGATCTGCAACTCAATGGGATAGCAGTAAACCGCTTATTCGCTTGCATATTGGTCTTGAAGACACTGAAGATTTAATCGCCGATCTTGAACGCGCTTTTGAGCGATATAATCAAGCGATTGCTAAGTAA
- a CDS encoding LysE family translocator: protein MDFTLLASLAVIHTIALISPGPDFAIIVKMASQQSRNTAVACALGIAIAILIHTLLSLLGISLMIRQSPLAYTIVQCVGVSYLAWMGFQALKSALSRFKSIAASTEKTMQTLTTDKPNTASFGSLKGFKIGLLTNLFNPKALIFFITLFTVLITPDVNLITKIAATTLLFFLSLIWFSLLALVLSKPLIQSKLLNVSHIIDLLVGIIFIGVSVTIAVNLINDF from the coding sequence ATGGACTTCACCCTACTTGCTAGCTTGGCCGTTATTCATACTATTGCGTTGATCAGTCCAGGTCCTGATTTTGCCATTATTGTTAAAATGGCTAGTCAACAAAGCCGAAACACTGCCGTCGCTTGTGCTCTTGGCATCGCCATCGCCATTTTAATTCATACATTATTATCCTTGTTGGGGATAAGTTTAATGATCCGTCAATCACCTCTTGCCTATACCATAGTGCAATGTGTTGGAGTAAGTTATTTAGCCTGGATGGGATTTCAAGCGCTAAAATCCGCGTTAAGCCGCTTTAAATCAATAGCCGCTTCAACCGAAAAAACGATGCAAACATTAACAACAGACAAACCAAACACGGCCAGTTTCGGATCGCTAAAAGGCTTTAAAATTGGCTTACTGACTAATTTATTCAATCCTAAAGCGTTGATTTTTTTTATCACTTTATTTACTGTTTTGATAACCCCTGATGTAAATTTAATAACAAAAATTGCGGCGACCACGCTATTATTCTTCTTGTCACTTATCTGGTTCAGCTTATTAGCACTCGTGTTATCCAAACCGTTAATTCAAAGTAAATTATTAAACGTGAGCCACATTATTGATCTGCTAGTCGGTATTATTTTTATCGGTGTTTCAGTTACTATTGCTGTGAATTTAATTAACGATTTTTAA
- the topA gene encoding type I DNA topoisomerase, translating into MGKSLVIVESPAKAKTINKYLGKDFIVKSSVGHIRDLPTSSTSDGTPPAKTAAEVRKMSPEAKAIYKQARDKQALVGRMGINPEKGWAAKYAILPGKEKVVKELKALAESADQIYLATDLDREGEAIAWHLQEIIGGDASRYQRVVFNEITQSAIQDAFSKPSTLDTNMVNAQQARRFLDRVVGFMVSPLLWKKVARGLSAGRVQSVAVRLVVERESEIKAFVPEEFWDIHADLNTSKAEQLKMQVLKYQSAAFEPINEAQAKVAVDALKGATYKVANREDKATSSKPSAPYITSTLQQAASTRLGYGVKKTMMMAQRLYEARHITYMRTDSTNLSQEAVENVREMIGKEFGAKYLPADPIRYGSKEGAQEAHEAIRPSNVDVQSASMTDMERDAQRLYELIWRQFVACQMTPAQYDATRLTVVAGDYELKASGRTLRFDGWTRVQPPMSKKNEDTSTLPVVEVGDVLTLDQLLPKQHFTKPPARYGEASLVKELEKRGIGRPSTYATIISTIQDRGYVRVDNRRFFAEKMGEIVSERLVESFKDLMSYDFTASMEQTLDDVAQGKLDWKKVLDGFYGDFTKQLLMAEMDPTEGGMRLNDPVLTDIECPTCQRKMGIRTGSTGVFLGCSGYALPPKERCKTTVNLTPGDEAISDNEDAETDALRAKHRCGKCGTAMDSYLIDESRKLHVCGNNPSCDGYEIEKGQFKIKGYEGPLIECDRCSHDMELKNGRFGKYFGCTNTECKNTRKLLRSGEAAPPKEDPIFLPDLKCTKSDAHFVLRDGAAGIFLAASTFPKSRETRAPLVEELVQYRDLLWDKYAFLADAPVEDDDGNKASVRFSRKTKEQYVATDVDGKATGWSSKFIGGKWVTESTKSPKKKTKK; encoded by the coding sequence ATGGGTAAATCGTTAGTTATTGTCGAATCGCCGGCTAAAGCCAAGACAATTAATAAGTATCTTGGTAAAGATTTCATCGTGAAGTCGAGCGTAGGTCACATCCGTGATTTACCGACTTCATCCACGTCTGATGGCACTCCTCCAGCAAAAACTGCTGCAGAAGTCCGTAAGATGTCACCAGAAGCCAAAGCTATATATAAGCAGGCTAGAGATAAACAAGCGCTTGTTGGCCGCATGGGGATTAACCCTGAAAAAGGCTGGGCAGCGAAATATGCAATACTACCTGGTAAAGAAAAGGTAGTGAAAGAATTAAAAGCACTCGCAGAGTCCGCTGACCAAATCTATCTCGCAACCGATTTGGACCGTGAAGGGGAAGCTATCGCCTGGCATTTACAGGAAATTATCGGTGGTGATGCTTCACGGTATCAACGAGTGGTGTTTAATGAAATCACTCAATCAGCAATTCAAGATGCTTTTAGTAAGCCATCTACATTAGACACCAATATGGTGAATGCCCAACAAGCGCGTCGTTTCCTCGACCGTGTTGTAGGTTTTATGGTGTCGCCACTGTTGTGGAAAAAAGTCGCACGGGGTTTATCCGCTGGTCGAGTGCAATCTGTTGCTGTTAGATTAGTGGTTGAGCGAGAAAGTGAAATTAAAGCGTTTGTTCCTGAAGAGTTTTGGGACATTCACGCGGACTTGAACACCAGTAAAGCTGAACAGTTGAAAATGCAGGTGTTGAAATATCAATCAGCGGCATTTGAACCCATTAATGAAGCTCAGGCAAAAGTTGCGGTTGATGCGTTAAAAGGGGCGACTTACAAGGTTGCTAACCGCGAAGATAAAGCGACATCAAGCAAGCCTTCTGCACCTTATATCACCTCTACACTGCAACAAGCGGCAAGTACACGTTTGGGTTATGGCGTTAAAAAAACCATGATGATGGCGCAGCGGTTGTATGAAGCCAGGCATATTACTTATATGCGTACTGACTCAACCAACCTGAGCCAAGAAGCGGTAGAAAATGTGCGTGAGATGATTGGCAAAGAATTTGGTGCCAAGTATTTACCTGCAGATCCTATTCGTTATGGTAGCAAAGAAGGTGCCCAAGAGGCGCATGAAGCTATTCGTCCTTCAAATGTGGATGTGCAATCGGCGTCAATGACGGATATGGAGCGTGACGCTCAACGTCTTTATGAACTAATTTGGCGTCAATTTGTGGCGTGTCAAATGACACCGGCTCAATATGATGCCACACGGTTAACTGTGGTTGCCGGCGATTATGAATTAAAAGCCAGTGGTCGTACATTGCGCTTTGACGGTTGGACACGTGTACAACCGCCAATGAGCAAGAAAAACGAAGACACTAGTACATTACCTGTAGTAGAAGTGGGTGATGTACTAACGCTTGATCAACTTTTACCCAAACAACATTTTACTAAACCACCGGCTCGTTACGGTGAGGCATCATTAGTAAAAGAGTTGGAGAAGCGTGGTATTGGTCGACCTTCAACTTATGCGACTATTATTTCAACTATTCAAGACCGTGGTTATGTACGAGTAGATAATCGCCGTTTCTTTGCTGAAAAAATGGGCGAAATTGTCAGTGAGCGTTTAGTTGAAAGCTTTAAAGATTTAATGAGCTATGACTTTACCGCCAGTATGGAACAAACTCTTGATGATGTTGCTCAGGGTAAGTTAGATTGGAAAAAAGTACTCGATGGCTTCTATGGTGATTTTACCAAGCAACTGTTAATGGCAGAAATGGACCCAACTGAAGGTGGCATGCGTTTAAACGACCCAGTGCTGACCGATATTGAGTGTCCAACATGTCAACGAAAAATGGGTATTCGTACCGGCTCAACAGGGGTGTTTTTAGGGTGTAGTGGTTATGCATTACCACCTAAAGAGCGATGCAAAACTACGGTTAACTTAACTCCTGGTGATGAAGCCATTAGTGATAATGAAGATGCTGAAACCGATGCGCTTCGTGCCAAGCACCGTTGTGGTAAATGCGGTACCGCAATGGACAGCTATTTAATTGACGAGTCACGTAAACTGCATGTTTGTGGTAATAACCCAAGCTGTGATGGATACGAGATTGAAAAAGGTCAGTTTAAAATAAAAGGCTATGAAGGACCTTTGATTGAGTGTGATCGTTGCAGTCATGATATGGAACTGAAAAATGGCCGTTTTGGTAAATACTTTGGTTGTACCAATACTGAATGTAAAAACACCCGTAAACTGTTAAGAAGCGGTGAAGCGGCACCACCAAAAGAAGATCCTATTTTCTTACCGGATCTTAAGTGTACTAAGTCGGATGCGCATTTTGTATTACGTGATGGGGCTGCTGGCATATTCTTAGCCGCAAGCACGTTCCCTAAATCCCGTGAAACCCGTGCGCCGCTAGTTGAAGAGTTGGTTCAATATCGAGATCTATTATGGGACAAGTATGCCTTTTTGGCCGATGCACCCGTTGAAGATGATGATGGCAACAAAGCTTCTGTTAGATTTAGCCGTAAAACGAAAGAGCAATATGTTGCTACCGACGTAGACGGTAAAGCCACAGGTTGGTCATCTAAGTTTATTGGTGGCAAGTGGGTAACTGAGTCGACAAAGTCGCCTAAGAAAAAAACTAAAAAGTAG